Proteins from one Podospora pseudoanserina strain CBS 124.78 chromosome 1, whole genome shotgun sequence genomic window:
- a CDS encoding hypothetical protein (EggNog:ENOG503P5I9) has translation MSANPDSVGNQGEFRSRVPPSRPMDTHGHQIGQPIGREAIPEFHAKTYPPGSAPKESTFYPNPIHEIPGQAMNPNMDPSLRTSALDIPGADSKEIYNESGAGSRPIEGQTANEIRHEKARKTDRLGIAAHGGTDTTGDGSIGGILRERGMELPGDKERKVLGKGISATERDAATSEEIGSGGRG, from the exons ATGTCTGCGAACCCTGATTCCGTCGGTAACCAAGGCGAGTTCCGCTCAAGAGTGCCTCCCTCGAGGCCAATGGATACCCATGGC CACCAAATCGGTCAGCCCATCGGCAGAGAAGCTATCCCCGAGTTCCATGCCAAAACCTACCCGCCCGGCTCGGCGCCCAAAGAGTCAACCTTCtatcccaaccccatccatgAGATTCCCGGCCAAGCAATGAATCCAAACATGGATCCTTCGCTACGTACAAGTGCTCTCGACATCCCTGGCGCCGACAGCAAAGAAATCTACAATGAGTCCGGTGCCGGTTCCCGCCCGATCGAAGGCCAGACAGCCAACGAAATTAGACACGAAAAGGCAAGAAAGACGGATCGGTTGGGCATCGCTGCTCATGGTGGCACAGACACAACTGGCGATGGTTCGATCGGAGGGATCTTGAGAGAGAGGGGCATGGAACTTCCGGGAGAtaaggagaggaaggtgctTGGGAAGGGTATTTCGGCCACGGAGAGAGATGCGGCAACATCGGAGGAGATTGGGTCTGGTGGGAGAGGCTAG
- a CDS encoding hypothetical protein (EggNog:ENOG503NYN6) yields the protein MTTTTRSSAKERGNSTDEGAPPASKAGAGSKHKVEEGTKSPEPKRPKKSDEKEQKTIEETIGGSEQTKQEQQAEQQEQQEEIAKDSEKEDVAKAEKETATGDAEEPREDAKDIPSSILEKGIIYFFFRGRVGIDRPSDVDEIARSYIILRPIAKDAKLGSGPIGDAGNSRVCVVPKKVLPKTGKDRWISFVEKTGASFSELKDEFLKSNDYETKTAGTRHSPAATPVAEGVYAITSTGKDSHLAYILTLPDKLGEVQKEIGLKEKGSFIISTRNPQYEPPKNARIPKGPEYPKELLEEFRSLRWAPTQPRHLDYVNTQFLLVGESSGIAKALEQQKKDQKEGKNEPAEELEQLEEEDAQRMQDLDDDDAARIFADLQADAGHYPKLPTTF from the exons ATGACCACCACGACGAGATCCTCGGCCAAGGAGCGCGGCAACTCCACCGACGAGGGAGCCCCTCCTGCCTCAAAAGCCGGAGCTGGCTCCAAGCACAAGGTCGAGGAAGGAACCAAGTCCCCGGAACCAAAGCGGCCCAAGAAGTCGGATGAGAAGGAACAGAAGACTATTGAAGAAACAATCGGCGG CAGCGAACAAACCAAGCAGGAGCAACAGGCAGagcagcaagagcagcaggaggaaaTAGCCAAGGACAGTGAGAAAGAAGATGTTGCCAAAGCCGAAAAGGAAACCGCGACTGGCGATGCCGAGGAGCCTCGTGAAGATGCCAAGGACATTCCCTCCAGCATTTTAGAAAAGGGCATCATCTATTTCTTTTTCCGTGGACGGGTTGGTATTGATCGGCCTTCCGACGTCGATGAGATTGCCCGGAGCTACATCATCCTCAGACCGATTGCCAAAGACGCCAAGCTTGGCAGCGGTCCCATTGGCGATGCAGGCAACAGCAGAGTATGCGTTGTGCCCAAAAAGGTGCTCCCAAAGACGGGCAAAGACAGGTggatttcttttgttgagaAGACTGGCGCCTCTTTCAGCGAGCTCAAGGACGAATTTCTCAAGTCAAACGACTATGAGACCAAGACTGCTGGGACAAGACACTCCCCGGCCGCTACACCTGTTGCGGAAGGCGTGTATGCTATTACCAGCACTGGGAAGGACAGTCACCTGGCATACATTTTGACTCTTCCCGACAAGCTCGGTGAGGTGCAAAAGGAGATTGgcttgaaggagaagggcagTTTCATCATCAGCACAAGGAATCCCCAGTATGAGCCTCCCAAGAATGCCAGGATTCCTAAGGGACCAGAGTATCCTAAAGA GCTTCTCGAAGAGTTTCGCTCTCTCCGGTGGGCTCCAACTCAACCCCGTCATCTCGACTACGTGAACACGCAGTTCCTGCTCGTTGGCGAGTCTTCTGGCATTGCCAAAGCCTTGGAACAACAGAAGAAAGACcagaaggaaggaaagaacGAGCCCGCCGAGGAGTTGGAGCAgttggaagaagaggacgcGCAGCGGATGCAGGAtcttgacgacgacgacgcggCTCGTATTTTTGCGGATTTGCAGGCCGATGCGGGCCATTACCCCAAGCTTCCCACCACTTTCTGA
- a CDS encoding hypothetical protein (EggNog:ENOG503Q01A): MASLTTSSLHYLTSLATETGDVATSTTQASGPSYTGDPVPYDDGYYRSDTPMVYPFTTSSFPLALTTAILFLILTFLHAYLCFKKKTVFFAITIYASLAMATSQTMKCYLVQLQTIILHSTNLSSSTINQLERADVVLVAMDLLEAIPASAMGFLLMMTYTRLTWFIIPKSGRKNGRVFGLPARWQTSLLALGQMVGDGLVGVGHYYGLGYLQSLGGVVGLMTWGVLGGLVVRAGRVEVREEVKEVKRFVWAVGGGGWGCATARIIRREAVAYFLAEAPWWSSEYGVSETFAMSEWPVYVFQHLPILLILVLMAVYHPGVYLPRRLTGWRLNTKKLLREERMREDVENLKVLARKESKASSVQGSELDCFERVDLDKETK; this comes from the exons ATGGCATCCTTAACCACCTCCAGCTTACATTACCTCACAAGCCTCGCAACTGAAACCGGTGATGTCGCGACGTCAACCACCCAAGCAAGCGGCCCATCCTACACTGGAGACCCCGTCCCCTACGATGACGGTTACTACCGGAGCGACACCCCCATGGTAtaccccttcaccacctcctccttccccttggcCCTAACCACAGCAATCCTCTTTTTGATCCTCACCTTCCTGCACGCGTACCTCTgcttcaagaagaagactgtCTTTTTCGCCATCACGATCTACGCCTCCCTCg CAATGGCAACCTCCCAAACAATGAAATGCTACCTCGTCCAACTCCAAACCATCATCTTGCactccaccaacctctcctcctccaccatcaaccagctGGAACGTGCCGACGTCGTGCTTGTTGCGATGGACCTCTTGGAGGCGATTCCCGCGTCTGCGATGGGGTTTTTGCTCATGATGACGTATACCAGGTTGACGTGGTTTATCATCCCCAAATCGGGGAGGAAGAACGGGAGGGTTTTTGGCTTGCCGGCGAGGTGGCAGACGAGCTTGCTGGCGTTGGGGcagatggtgggggatgggttggtgggggtgggtcaCTACTATGGCCTGGGGTATTTGCAGAGtcttgggggggtggtgggattAATGACctggggggttttgggggggttggtggttagggcggggagggtggaggtgagggaggaggtgaaggaggtgaagaggttCGTTTGGGCGGTTGGGGGGGGCGGTTGG GGGTGTGCCACCGCGAGAATCATCAGACGGGAGGCGGTGGCGTATTTTTTGGCTGAGGCCCCGTGGTGGTCGAGTGAGTATGGGGTGTCAGAGACGTTCGCCATGTCGGAGTGGCCGGTGTATGTGTTTCAGCATTTGCCGATTTTGTTGATCTTGGTGCTTATGGCGGTTTACCACCCGGGAGTCTACCTTCCCAGGCGGTTGACTGGTTGGAggctcaacaccaagaagctgTTGAGAGAGGAAAGGATGAGAGAGGACGTGGAGAACTTGAAGGTGTTGGCGAGGAAAGAGTCAAAGGCGTCGTCTGTACAGGGGAGTGAGCTGGATTGCTTTGAGAGGGTTGACCTTGACAAGGAGACCAAGTAA
- a CDS encoding hypothetical protein (EggNog:ENOG503P0NS; COG:S), with product MTRSTILNNEIVAHANEESPLLPQSQRMGPPKDDAVPTLQKWRDYFMVDVSRDWADLILILCYLITGLLDSASISVWGSFVSMQTGNTVYIGLGLADPSASTRWLKSGTSLLSFLLGSFLFSRFHRFFSAKRRWVLCASFTAQLLLIVAAACMVTLAGSDVHPESVAWYVLVPIALVAFQSCGQAVMSRALKYNALTSVVLTSIYCDLFSDADLFAVHNAERNRRVAAPLSLLLGAFLGGKLANTEFGVAGALWAAAGLKLIVVVIWIFWPADPSLDEAV from the exons ATGACGCGATcaaccatcctcaacaacgAGATTGTGGCCCACGCCAACGAAGAGAGCCCTCTCCTGCCACAATCGCAAAGAATGGGACCGCCAAAAGACGATGCCGTGCCGACGCTTCAAAAATGGCGGGATTACTTCATGGTGGACGTGAGCCGTGATTGGGCCGATCTCATTCTCATCCTCTGCTATCTCATCACcggcctcctcgacagcgCCTCGATATCAGTATGGGGGAGTTTTGTGTCTATGCAAACGG GAAACACCGTCTATATCGGCCTCGGCCTGGCCGacccctcggcctcgacccGCTGGCTCAAATCCggcacctccctcctctccttcctcctgggatccttcctcttctcccgcttccaccgcttcttctcggccaaACGCCGCTGGGTCCTCTGCGCGTCCTTCACcgcccaactcctcctcatcgtcgcgGCCGCCTGCATGGTCACGCTGGCGGGCTCGGACGTGCACCCGGAGTCGGTCGCCTGGTACGTCCTCGTGCCCATCGCGCTGGTGGCGTTTCAGAGCTGCGGGCAGGCTGTCATGAGCCGGGCGCTCAAGTACAATGCGCTCACGAGCGTGGTGCTGACGAGCATCTACTGTGATTTGTTCTCCGATGCGGACTTGTTCGCGGTGCACAATGCGGAACGGAATCGGAGGGTGGCGGCGCCGTTGTCGCTGCTGCTCGGTGCgtttttgggagggaagCTGGCGAACACAGAGTTTGGGGTCGCCGGGGCGTTGTGGGCAGCGGCTGGGTTGAAGTtgattgtggtggtgatttggATATTCTGGCCGGCTGACCCGTCGTTGGATGAGGCGGTTTAA
- a CDS encoding hypothetical protein (COG:G; EggNog:ENOG503NUDY), with protein sequence MRFSSNSLLLGAVALVSAIPVQDSPRQRLLDGKPLPGKYRSKNPYTPGYRDPYDTAVDSIGKGLDPLPWRNGDGASVLGPWNRERARQNPDLVRPPSTDSGNIPNLRWSFVDSHIRIEEGGWTRQTTIRELPTSIELAGVNMRLDHGAIRELHWHKEAEWAYVLSGSVRVTALDYEGGNFIDDLSQGDLWYFPSGVPHSLQGLDPNGTEFLLIFDDGRFSEESTFILTDWFAHTPKSVISKNFHLAPEVFERVPKREKYIFQGSKPGSIEEEEPKGKNVKKSKYQFTHRMLEQEAHVTSGGKVRITDSKNFPISKTVAAAHLDMEVGSLREMHWHPNADEWSFFIRGRARVTVFAAEGTARTFDYQAGDVGIVPKNMGHFIENIGDEPLEVLEIFRADEFRDFSLFQWLGETPRRMVVDTLFADDKEAGEKFLKEIDNPVKDEITLPDIKNDEEEDDL encoded by the exons ATGCGTTTCTCCAGCAattcccttcttctcggagCAGTAGCCCTGGTCTCTGCCATTCCCGTCCAGGACAGTCCTCGCCAGAGGCTTCTCGACGGCAAACCGCTTCCTGGCAAATACCGGAGCAAGAATCCATATACCCCCGGCTATCGTGATCCCTATGACACAGCCGTGGATTCTATCGGTAAGGGCCTCGACCCCTTGCCCTGGCGcaatggcgatggcgccTCAGTTCTTGGTCCGTGGAACAGAGAGCGAGCAAGACAAAATCCAGACCTCGTCCGTCCCCCTTCCACAGACAGCGgcaacatccccaacctccgcTGGAGTTTCGTAGACTCCCACATCAGAATCGAG GAAGGAGGTTGGACCAGGCAAACCACCATCCGCGAGCTCCCCACCTCAATCGAGCTCGCCGGCGTAAACATGCGCCTCGACCACGGCGCCATCCGCGAGCTCCACTGGCACAAAGAAGCCGAGTGGGCCTATGTCTTGTCAGGCTCCGTCCGCGTGACAGCCCTGGACTACGAAGGCGGCAACTTTATCGACGACCTCTCCCAAGGCGACCTGTGGTACTTCCCCTCCGGCGTCCCCCATTCCCTCCAAGGCCTCGACCCCAACGGGACCGaattcctcctcatctttgACGACGGCCGCTTCTCGGAAGAAAGCACGTTTATCCTCACCGACTGGTTCGCGCACACGCCCAAGAGCGTGATAAGCAAGAACTTCCACCTCGCCCCCGAGGTGTTTGAGAGGGTGCCCAAGAGAGAGAAGTACATTTTCCAGGGGAGCAAGCCGGGGAGCatagaggaggaggagccaaAGGGGAAGAATGTCAAGAAGAGCAAGTACCAGTTCACGCATCGGAtgctggagcaggaggcgcACGTGACGAGCggggggaaggtgaggatTACGGACTCGAAGAATTTCCCGATCAGCAagacggtggcggcggcgcatCTGGACATGGAGGTGGGGAGCCTGAGGGAGATGCATTGGCATCCCAATGCGGACGAGTGGAGCTTTTTCAtcagggggagggcgagggtgacgGTTTTTGCGGCCGAGGGGACGGCGAGGACGTTTGACTACCAGGCTGGGGACGTGGGCATTGTGCCGAAGAATATGGGGCACTTTATTGAGAATATTGGGGATGAGCcgttggaggtgttggagattTTTAGGGCGGATGAGTTTAGAGACTTCTCGCTTTTCCAATGGTTGGGCGAGACGCCGAgaaggatggtggttgatACCTTGTTTGCGGATGACAAGGAGGCCGGGGAGAAGTTTTTGAAGGAGATAGACAATCCGGTCAAGGATGAAATTACGCTGCCAGATATTAAgaatgacgaggaagaagacgactTGTAA
- a CDS encoding hypothetical protein (EggNog:ENOG503Q4AT; COG:O), with translation MVRCWPRRSKKSAAEKSAKSGSATSLTSGSTAADKSKTEQAEVKKEEKKEEKTEEKKEDKKEDKKEEDKTGEKTEEKKDEEKSDEDKEEEEKPKVQVGSISQRKDIYKGPVEDGEWTWVDKYPDGVEEAAENEETATYAVVVRNMKSQDSRKKLEAHSIVVQSPWLRDALSEIMADYPGVACELSRLEFEAPFKPFVHRWAEFTKYMEKPDLEEKTKEHMKILYDILNYEIGDNIKTFQDYVKNGVVCFKDLWMIFQPGTIVLSAYLGPISGFEMVETEYMANNCGKFLQVRCDCVDYGGKEFGRYQEAINIPEFLGTKKITGLKVYPFHFHEKKEEITAQLLKRGTIFEKLAGHHYREYSGRAITWNREGNEVDIQITGRIVVDIESFNRFSPWRVRYLNDFNATDIERFNKHKVESGIESEEFVMPDYYKMLCRSRTRGYSLKYKKWVDFFLEQITDVRWNTTAFDRLVLPADQKELILSFTEAQLAGDSFDDIIAGKGKGIICLLSGPPGVGKTLTAEAVAENLRVPLHMLSSGDLGSDPWEVERELNSILELVSRWNAVLLLDECDVFLEARSNHEIERNKIVTIFLRTLEYYEGIMFLTTNRCGEIDAAFQSRIHVSIEYPDLTVSARKIIWKNFLRNSTIKSNLTDKDISELSELKLNGRQIKNVLKTASLLARRRKSDTLERQFIETVLIIEKKRPGAPQQMMHYM, from the coding sequence ATGGTTCGTTGCTGGCCCCGCCGCTCCAAGAAGAGCGCCGCCGAGAAATCGGCAAAGAGTGGGTCCGctacctccctcacctccgggtccaccgccgccgacaagTCGAAGACGGAGCAAGcagaggtgaagaaggaggagaagaaggaggagaagacagaggagaagaaggaagacaagaaggaagacaagaaggaagaggacaaGACAGGGGAAAAGacagaagagaagaaggacgaggagaagagcgatgaggacaaggaggaggaggagaaaccCAAGGTTCAAGTAGGGAGCATCAGTCAAAGGAAGGACATCTACAAGGGTCCAGTGGAAGATGGAGAGTGGACCTGGGTCGACAAGTATCCagatggtgtcgaggaggctgctgagaaTGAGGAGACGGCCACCTACGCTGTCGTTGTCCGCAACATGAAGAGTCAGGACAGccgcaagaagctggaggcgCACAGCATCGTGGTGCAGAGCCCATGGCTCCGCGATGCTCTCTCCGAGATCATGGCCGACTATCCCGGTGTTGCCTGCGAGCTCAGCCGGCTAGAGTTCGAGGCGCCCTTCAAGCCCTTTGTTCACCGATGGGCCGAGTTCACCAAGTACATGGAGAAGCCCGACCTCGAggagaagaccaaggagcACATGAAGATCCTCTACGACATCCTCAACTACGAGATCggcgacaacatcaagacTTTCCAGGACTATGTTAAGAATGGTGTTGTCTGCTTCAAGGATCTGTGGATGATCTTCCAGCCCGGAACCATTGTCCTCTCTGCCTACCTCGGTCCCATTTCCGGCTTCGAGATGGTAGAGACCGAGTACATGGCCAACAACTGCGGCAAGTTCCTTCAGGTCCGTTGCGACTGTGTCGATTATGGCGGCAAGGAATTCGGCCGCTACCAGGAGGCCATCAATATCCCTGAATTCCTCGGCACCAAGAAGATCACCGGTCTCAAGGTTTaccccttccacttccacgagaagaaagaggagatcaccgcccagcttctcaagcGTGGAACCATCTTCGAGAAGCTGGCTGGTCACCACTATAGGGAATACTCTGGACGCGCCATTACTTGGAACAGAGAAGGCAACGAGGTCGACATCCAGATTACTGGGAGGATCGTGGTGGATATCGAAAGCTTCAACCGCTTCAGCCCTTGGCGGGTGAGGTACCTCAATGACTTCAACGCCACCGACATCGAGCGCTTCAACAAGCACAAGGTCGAGAGCGGCATCGAGTCCGAGGAATTTGTCATGCCTGACTACTACAAGATGCTCTGCCGTTCGCGAACCCGCGGGTACAGTCTGAAGTACAAGAAGTGGGTCGACTTTTTCCTGGAACAGATCACAGACGTGAGATGGAACACTACTGCCTTTGACAGGCTGGTGCTTCCCGCCGACCAGAAGGAGCTCATCCTGTCCTTCACAGAAGCCCAGCTCGCGGGTGACAGCTTCGACGATATCATCgccggcaagggcaagggcatcATCTGCCTGCTCTCTGGTCCTCCTGGTGTTGGTAAGACGTTGACAGCTGAGGCCGTGGCGGAGAACCTCAGGGTGCCACTTCACATGCTAAGCTCTGGTGATCTTGGGTCTGATCCATGGGAGGTCGAGCGGGAGCTGAACTCCATCTTGGAGTTGGTCTCGAGATGGAACGCCGTCTTGCTCCTCGATGAGTGCGATGTCTTCCTCGAAGCCCGCAGCAACCACGAGATTGAGCGCAACAAGATCgtcaccatcttcctccgGACCTTGGAGTACTATGAGGGCATCATGTTCCTGACGACTAACCGCTGCGGCGAGATCGATGCGGCCTTCCAGTCACGTATCCACGTGAGCATCGAGTACCCTGATCTTACGGTGTCTGCTCGCAAGATCATCTGGAAGAATTTCCTCCGGAACTCGACCATCAAGAGCAACCTCACTGACAAGGACATCAGTGAGCTTTccgagctcaagctcaaTGGTCGGCAGATCAAGAACGTGCTCAAGACGGCAAGCTTGTTGgccaggagaaggaagagcgACACCTTGGAGCGGCAGTTCATTGAGACGGTCCTCATCATTGAGAAGAAGCGGCCTGGTGCTCCTCAGCAGATGATGCACTACATGTAA
- a CDS encoding hypothetical protein (EggNog:ENOG503PDCQ; COG:S), producing the protein MPAPSSDPLPLSLCDFALPIFCNGLGALLHILEEGRRFANKQGLNADKVYVQARLIDDQLPLVFQVQNAIRTVFMNLDRMTGNQWDLDGPFNNNEKTFEELEMRVSMAQLEVREVMKERPHKRDEDLVDIVAGGRPLKVTVTEAVQFHGIPNFIFHVTTAYSILRAKGVPLGKADFIHGFVGWRCL; encoded by the exons ATGCCCGCGCCGTCTTCAGATCCTCTCCCGCTCTCGCTCTGCGACTTCGCACTCCCCATCTTTTGCAACGGTCTAGGTGCTCTTCTTCATATTTTGGAGGAAGGCAGGAGATTTGCAAACAAACAGGGCCTCAACGCGGACAAAGTGTATGTCCAAGCACGATTGATAGACGACCAGCTCCCGCTCGTTTTCCAGGTTCAAAATGCTATCAGAACAGTCTTTATGAATCTCGACAGAATGACAGGTAACCAGTGGGACCTGGATGGccctttcaacaacaacgagaaGACATTCGAGGAATTGGAGATGAGAGTCTCGATGGCTCAGCTCGAGGTGAGAgaggtgatgaaggagcGTCCTCATAAGAGGGACGAAGACCTTGTAGACAT CGTGGCGGGAGGTCGTCCCCTCAAGGTCACTGTGACCGAAGCGGTCCAATTCCATGGGATACCCAACTTTATCTTCCATGTCACTACTGCTTACTCGATCCTGCGAGCCAAAGGCGTGCCATTGGGAAAAGCAGACTTTATCCACGGGTTTGTCGGTTGGCGATGTTTATGA
- the RPL10A_1 gene encoding 60S ribosomal protein L10A (EggNog:ENOG503NUHC; COG:J) — protein MAVQPKSKITVAGTRAQVQALLAHSLSPDNKRNFLETVELQFGLTNYDPARDKRFSGSVKLPSATSTTSVYDAFVCSDIKVREIPRVLGPGLSKADKFPTTVSHSEGLAEKIINVKSTIRFRLRKNLCIAMAIGNVDMTTEQLVANIMITINYLVSCLKKGWSNVNSTVIKVDHVASSLSFLRQSFCGCASTF, from the exons ATGGCCGTCCAGCCCAAGTCTAAGATCACCGTCGCCGGTACTCGCGCCCAGGTccaagccctcctcgcccactccctctcccctgaCAACAAGCGCAACTTCCTTGAGACGGTCGAGTTGCAATTCGGCCTCACCAACTACGACCCCGCCCGCGACAAGCGCTTCTCCGGCTCTGTCAAGCTTCCCTCGGCGACCAGCACGACCTCGGTC TACGATGCGTTTGTCTGCTCGGATATCAAGGTTCGGGAGATCCCCAGGGTTTTGGGACCGGGCTTGTCAAAGG CCGACAAGTTCCCTACAACGGTCTCGCACAGCGAGGGCCTCGCGGAGAAGATAATCAACGTCAAGTCCACCATCAGGTTCAGGCTGCGCAAGAACCTCTGCATTGCCATGGCCATTGGTAATGTGGACATGACCACGGAGCAGTTGGTGGCCAACATCATGATCACCATCAACTACCTGGTGTCATGCCTCAAGAAGGGATGGTCCAACGTCAACAGCACTGTCATCAAAGTCGACCATGTCGCGTCCTCGTTATCTTTTCTAAGACAATCATTTTGCGGCTGCGCTTCTACATTTTGA
- a CDS encoding hypothetical protein (EggNog:ENOG503P08X; COG:O) — translation MGAPKKSIVPTTSSTTTPSSTKRKQPHASASNNDDSKTPTKKQRLSQPKEEKRLRRFRPKPPQSFHDLHARALTQRFFVLSRQRTTPSSLESSPASEIIELTGSTGNIYTILISLLPTCTCPHFARTNQQCKHIIYVLSRVLRCPAHLVYQLAFLTTELNQIFAGAPPIVSGGANNNNNNNNNNKEDGKRKPVEGDCPICFEELDTATKKEEIVWCKAACGQNVHKQCFDMWAATKRGQRRGEVTCPYCRSVWEKESEGEMVKKVNREKGKRSADGGGYVNVAEQLGISPVRDTSSYSRWWSGHPSGYRDGYYY, via the exons ATGGGTGCCCCCAAAAAGTCCATTGTCCCCACAAcgtcatcaaccacaactccatcatccaccaAGCGCAAGCAACCCCACGCCTCTGCCAGCAACAATGACGATTCCAAAACCCCTACTAAAAAACAACGTCTCTCCCAACCCAAGGAAGAGAAACGCCTTCGCCG TTTCCGgcccaaacctccccaatcctTCCACGACCTCCACGCCCGCGCCTTAACCCAACGCTTCTTCGTCCTATCCCGCCAACGcaccaccccttcatccCTCGAATCCAGCCCCGCATCCGAAATAATCGAACTCACGGGCTCAACAGGCAACATCtacaccatcctcatctccctcctccccacctgCACATGCCCCCACTTTGCAAGAACAAACCAGCAGTGCAAACACATCATCTACGTCCTCTCCCGCGTCCTCCGCTGCCCTGCCCATCTAGTCTACCAACTCGCTTTTCTCACTACCGAGCTCAACCAAATCTTTGCTGGGGCTCCACCCATCGTTTCTGGCGGcgcaaacaacaacaacaacaacaacaacaacaacaaagaagaCGGCAAACGCAAACCAGTCGAAGGAGATTGCCCTATTTGcttcgaggagcttgacACAGCaacaaagaaggaggagattgtcTGGTGCAAAGCCGCCTGCGGACAGAACGTCCACAAGCAATGTTTTGACATGTGGGCTGCTACCAAACGGGGGCAACGCAGAGGGGAGGTGACGTGTCCGTATTGTAGGAGCGTGTGGGAAAAGGAgtcggagggggagatggtgaagaaggtgaacAGGGAGAAGGGCAAGAGGAGcgcggatggtggtgggtatgTCAATGTGGCGGAGCAGTTGGGAATTAGTCCAGTTAGAG ATACAAGCAGCTATtcaaggtggtggtcagGGCATCCGAGTGGTTATCGGGATGGTTACTACTACTAG